In Lolium rigidum isolate FL_2022 chromosome 7, APGP_CSIRO_Lrig_0.1, whole genome shotgun sequence, the DNA window gtgatacttggcaattgttgtgctcatgtttaagctcttgcatcatatactttgcacctattaatgaagaaatacatagagcatgctaaaatttggtttgcatatttggtttctctaaggtctagataatttctagttttgagtttgaacaacaaggaagacggtgtagagtcttataatgctttcaatatgtcttttatgtgagttttgctgcaccggttcatccttgtgtttgtttcaaataagccttgctagcctaaaccttgtatcgagagggaatacttctcatgcatccaaaatacttgagccaaccactatgccatttgtgtccaccatacctacctatactacatggtattttcccgccattccaaagtaaattgcttgagtgctacctttaaaattccatcattcaccttcgcaatatatagctcatgggacaaatagcttaaaaactattgtggtattgaatatgtaattatgcactttatctcttattaagttgcttgttgtgcgataaccatgtttactcggggaacgccatcaactctttgttgaatttcatgtgagttgctatgcatgttcgtcttgtccgaagtaagggcgatctacaccgagttgaatggttagagcatgcatattgtgagagaagaacattgggccgctaactaaagccatgattcatggtggaagtttcagttttggacaaatatcctcaaatctctaatgagaaaagaattaattgttgtcaaatgcttaaagcattaaaagaggagtccattatctcgttgtctatgttgtcccggtatggatgtctaagttgagaataatcaaaagcgagaaatccaaatgcgagctttctccttagacctttgtacagagcggcatagaggtacccctttgtgaaacttggttaaagcatatgtattgcggtgataatccaggtagtccaagctaattaggacaaggtgcgagcactattagtacactatgcatgaggcttgcaacttataagatataatttacatgatgcatatgctttattactaccgttgacaaaattgtttcatgttttcaaaatcaaagctctagcacaaatataccaatcgatgcttttcctctatgaggaccattcttttactttcaatgttgagtcagttcacctatttctctctacctcaagaagcaaacacttgtgtgaactgtgcattgattcctacatacttgcttattgcacttattatattactctatgttgacaatatccatgagatatacatgttacaagttgaaagcaaccgctgaaacttaatcttcttttgtgttgcttcaatacctttactttgaattattgctttatgagttaactcttatgcaagacttattgatgcttgtcttgaagtgctattcatgaaaagtctttgctttatgattcacttgtttactcatgtcatacacattgttttgatcgctgcattcactacatatgctttacaaataatatgatcaagtttatgatggcatgtcactccagaaattatctttgttatcgttttacctgctcgggacgagcagaactaagcttggggatgctgatacgtctccaacgtgtcgataatttcttgtgttccatgccacattattgatgttatctacatgttttatgcacactttatgtcatattcgtgcattttctggaactaacctattaacaagatgccgaagtgccgctgtcgttttctcgctgtttttggtttcagaaatcctagtaaagaaatattctcggaattggacgaaataaaagcccggaggcctattttctcacgaagcttccgaagaccgaagacgagacgaagaggggccacgggggagccaaaccctagggcggcgcggccccccttggccgcgcggccccgtggtgtgggcccccgtgccgcctcttgacttgcccttccgcctacaaatagcctccgtgacgaaacccccagcaccgagagccacgatacggaaaacattaccgagacgccgtcgccgccgatcccatctcggggatcccggagatcgcctccggcaccctcgccggagaggggaatcatctcccggaggactctacaccgccatggtcgcctccggagtgatgagtgagtagtctacccctggactatgggtccatagcagtagctagatggttgtcttctccccattgtgctatcattgtcggatcttgtgagctgcctatcatgatcaagatcatctatatgtaattctatatgttgcgtttgttgggatccgatgaatagagaatacttgttatgttgattatcaaagttatactatgtgttgtttatgatcttgcatgctctccgtttctagtagaggctctggccaagtttttacttttaactccaagagggagtacttatgctcgatagtgggttcatgcctcgcattgacaccgggacagttgacgtaaagttctaaggttgtgttgtgctcgttgccactagggataaaacattgatgctatgtctaaggatgtagttgttgattacattacgcaccatacttaatgcaattgtctcgttgctttgcaacttaataccggagggggttcggatgataacctcgaaggtggactttttaggcatagatgcagttggatggcggtctatgtactttgtcgtaatgcccaattaaatctcactatactcatcatgatatgtatgtgcatggtcatgctctctttatttgtcaattgcccaactgtaatttgttcacccaacatgctgttcgtcttatgggagagacacctctagtgaactcgtggacctcggtccaattctctttactcgaaatacaatctaccgcaatacttgttctttactgttttctctgcaaacaatcatcatccacacaatacggttaatcctttgttacagcaagccggtgagattgacaacctcaccgtttcgttggggcaaagtactttggttgtgttgtgcaggttccacgttggcgccggaatccccggtgttgcgccgcactacatcccgccgccatcaaccttcaacgtgcttcttggctcctcctggttcgataaaccttggtttctttctgagggaaaacttgctgctgtgcgcatcataccttcctcttggggttgcccaacgaacgtgtgaaatacacgccatcagcgtgctagctatctgggaatccatgcggtttcctgcggtgtcccgccgaatccgctgaaaaatgaccggatttgaactagggctacacttttcgtcgctcaataaattccgggaaaaatgtttttaggtctatgacatatcactttatgtgcgaattttttttccgtttagcgcgatgataaacgggtgcaccagcgtgcccggtacggccataccgcatctccgtgggggcccgttttggccaaatggcaatttaaacgaagtcagaaaatcccgcggagccacatggcgtcattttatgtgtcctagtaaccactccaaaagtcggaattaggatacggcaattattttggaaaacccttcacaaacagggctatcacgtccggagttctatggcttttatggcatatgagtaggaaacggtccgtgacaccgcatagtttgtcagaacgaggccatatttggcacatgcgtGGTACCAGGGataggaagcaaggccccgggagcggatttccaatccgacccatgggtgatggttttttcattttcggggtgccaaaacgggttttttttttgtgaagcagctacatgggacgcattttagtattgcgcaagacctccgcgtagtggtaggacaccgtcttcgcaccacatatcacatgccatatgtgcgcgctagctatctgagaatccatgcggcttcctgcggtgtcccgccgaatccgctggaaactgtccggatttgaactaggggtacactttccaccgctcaataaattccgcaaaaaatgtttttaggtctataacacatcactttatgtgctaattttttccgtttagcgtgttggcgaacggtgcgcCAGCCCGCCCGATACAGCCAtgtcgcatctcccgagggggccgttttggccacatggcaaattgggcgtcatatttggattcctctaatttttaggttcaaatgatgatgtggatgttatatttagattcctctcatttttctgatcgatttagacatattatttgtggaatttcgattttccgatttaaagatattaattattccatattaaatggaaaaaagaccaaaaaataaaatcattttattgttatttgaattcaatattattataacttatatattcattgttgtctacataagtaattgtttgggattcaaaaataaagaggtgtgcatcacgattcaagggttaatagggttgatatgctattattatttgcaagaggtgtcaattctataatggaagctcatccgaatggaaccaagaagttaagcgtgctgaggctggagtagtgtgaggatgggtgaccgactaagtttaaccatgattgtagttagagttaaaagtgttttTTTTAGacgagttaaaagtgtattgggtgaaaaataaaaaagtaataaaaagaaaaaaattgtgtaaaaaaattaaaattttaaaaaatttaaaagtctatgccgagggttttgccgtcggcatatagaaaaaaatatatttttttatttttttgggaaagggatatttgaattttttaaaagtctataCCGAGGGTTttaccgtcggcgtagcgtgctacgccgagggccgggctacgccgatggcgatagtggctttgccgagggagttatacgccgaggagctatgccgaacGTGGccttcggcgtagcctacgccgacgatCAAAGCAGGCcacgccgagggttcccggccctcggcatatagccccattcctgtagtgatatTTTCCCCTGCCGGTCAATGTAAAATGAGCACATATGTCAATCTATTGGCCGAACAATGAGCACATGTGTGAAATGAGTGCAATATGTAAAATGAGTACGTATATACTGGCCAACAAAAACACTACGACCAGACGTCAAACGGAGGACACGAGTAGAGATGCTCCTACAGGAATGTAAATCTCAGAGTCTTTTCCGCCTCTGACGAGTCTGTACGCACGTATTCAGCACCTACACGCACCTTCCATTCCCAGACCAGATAGTAGCAGTAAATctaagagcatcccagccgttaGGCTCCCCAGACCGAAATCCAGCGCTATTTACCGTTGGGTGGATGTATTTTTTGATCTGGGGGGGCCCATTTTCCCAGTGACGAGCTCATGGTCGCCTtctgacgcgcacccaccgcgtgcatagcgacggtgtaGTCGCTGGGAAGGGCAACCATCAGAGTGCCCTCGACGCatttgaaccgccgtaatggtccgcgaagtggtctggCGAGCCCAATCGCCtcatcgggaacggtcgaagtggcctcgacgcgagaaccgccgtaatggagcacgaactccgcggaagagcaaccgccgctctcttcgtcgggagacctacatatacggtttctgaCGGCCGACGGcattcatctattctctcctcaccatcctctgTCAACCATGAGCGGTCTCTCTtgtccatcggacaccgacagcgaggggaagccgcctggatggcgccattggtgggatcaagCTGCATCATCCAGCAGCGACGATCCCCCCCCCGGCTggcgaggacgaatgggatgacgaggaggaggaggatgaagaggccgaggagcaggccgaggaagaggccgaggaagaggaggaggaggaggaggacgaagagctgaggacgaggaggactcaacttcctccgacgagaaggtgacgagccggaagcgtcgccgccacgacgatgaggcggggccatctagaaagaagtagtttaagtttgttttaaagtttttatatgtaatttttatgtttatttgaattatatataatttgtctatgttgcaccacttgagagttcaaagctttcgttcgacgagcgtATTGCCGtatatcgggaagacgagggtagtgctgtagatcgggaagacaagggtattgccgtagaaaccCAGGCCATTGTCATCGACAGGTCGGGGCCACCAGACGGTTCCCGcgattttctctcgtccggagtccccgagcgctccccaggAAAGCTGGGGATAGCCTATGCTCTCCAGACAGATGAAAAGACCTAATCCGAATGAAAACGAGAAACCGAGGGCGCGATTCCTCTTTCGTTCATACGGATAACAAAACTCCATGCTGGTGGCCTTCGTCGGGGAGACAGAGAAAGGATAGGTATAATTAAACAACGAAGGAAATATCCCGAGTCCATCACGCAAGCACGCTGTCGTGGCCCCAGCCAAACGCCAGCCTCCTCCTCCTATATATAACTGCCCCCCAAACTTTCACCTCCATCGCCATCTCACTCATCactacttcttcctcctccttcaaacAGCTTGACACAATTTCACAACAGAAACAGCCGCTAGAAGCTCAAATCAGATCGGAGAAAATGGGGCTATGCATGTCTAGCGGCGCGGCAGCTGTGGCCGCGGTGCAGGCCGATGGCCTGGCCGCGTCGACGGCGATGGTTCTGCTTCCGACGGGAGAACTGCGGGAGTACCCACCCACGGCTACAGCCGCGCGGGTTCTCAAGGACTCCGTCGACGCAGGAGCCGGCTGGTTCCTGTGCGACGCCGACGCGATGGGGTTCGACGGCGCCGTGTCCGCCGTGGGCGCAGGGGAGGAGCTCCGCCCGGGCCAGATCTACTTCGTGCTCCCCGCCGAGGCCCGCCGCAACGGGCTCCGGCGGGAGGACATCGCCGCGCTCGCCGTCAGGGCGTCCGCCGCGCTCGCCAGGACGTCCCGCTCGTCGCCGCTCCTGTTCGCCCCGCCGGCGGAGAAGGCCTACCAGGCCGCCGCCTACAAGACCGTGCCGGCGCTGGCGGCCAAGAGGCGGCAGGTGGCGCGCGCCAAGAGCGCCGGGTGGATGCAGACGCGGTTCGCGCCGGATCTGAGCGCCATTTCCGAGTGCGACACGAGTGAGTGAACGGGCACGGATCGAATCAAGAACAGATATTTGGGGAATGATTCCAATCTCCGTCGAACATGGAGGAGTCCGCTCCGACCATTCTGGAGAAAGGACGCGCGGACGGCCGGAATTGATGTCGCCAGGCTGGCGGAGGCAGCATCGGCGGCTGACAAAGCGGAGGGCCGTCAGATCTGTATCGAACGGACGTTTCTGGCTTGGAGCGGATGTGATACCATAACGTCGATTCAGATGGGTCTGTTGAGGGGGATGACATGATGGATTAGTCGCGTGTAATTTGTAGGAACAAAATTTTGATCGTGTTAGATGATTTGGTTCTCTAAAAATGTAGGATGGAGAGATTTTTTTGTGTGAACATAAACTATTGAGCCTAAACATGGTGTTTACATGTACAATGCTCTGTTTTCCTGTTTTTTCTTTGACCCAACGATCGAATGATTTTTTTCCTATTCATAAAATAGAACTTAATTTCATATTTTCCTAAACACAATACATAAGGATATACACATTTCTCAATAAACACGGACTTCGGCATAAGCCTATGCTTTGTGTATCTGTATGAGTTGTGGATGTGCCTCGTCAGAGGGAATTCTGCGGCCTCCCGAGCTTGCCACGTGGCGAATCTAGCAACCCTAGGGTATTAAGGATTAAAAAATGCCCTTTTtctaaaaacaattttttttgagaaaacacaGCACAACGTAGACGCTCATATACACACGCATACACTCAccatatgaacgcacacacgcatacCCTACATCCATGAGCACCTTCGAAATACTAAGCTagtggattggatcttgaaattgatgaaTTCACCACAGGCtcttcgctgtcgacgggaacgtcgcctaccACTGAACTATGGTGGGCTGGGGTGCAACCACccacctaaccacccaaccttaaGTTGGTTCTCAAaaaatatatttcttttatccTTTTGCATtgaaataacaaaacaaattgtaaTCAAAACAATATGATTCAACCTCAGACCCTTTTGATTCTAGCAGATAATAGCGGAGCTCGGAAATTGGTGTGTATTCGAGTAATAGGAGCTGCTAGTAATCAGGGAGATGCTCTTCAAAGGAAACTTTTCTCAAATTACCTATAGGCGGAAGATATCACGTTATCGATATGGAATGGATCCAGAGGGATCCCCTCGACATAATGGTTCATGTATATATTTTACGGAAACATGAAATCAAAGTTGGGGATAAAATAGTTGGAAGACTTGGGTCCGATTGAGGACCAACCCGACATCATGGCGATGTAGCTCGCCCGGATCTATCATTGCCGCTCACGGCACCAGAACAGAGGTGAACGGTGTGGTGTAGCAGGGGAAAAGGATGCGGCAGCAGTGGACTAGAGATTTTGACCTGCATCGATCTCTCCGACCGCAATATATACCAACTGATGCAGTCTCAAGGCAGAGCCCTCTAAAATATTTACGGGCGAGATCATAAGGGTGCTATGGCCCCAAAAAAGAGTAGAAACCGCATGCCGGctcttttttgtttttgctttatGACCGATATACGGTGTCTGCTAGAGATCCTCTAAGGGCTCGAGGCCGGCCATGGTGCACATGGTGATAAGGGTTAAAGTGATCTAAAGGGCTTTAGCCCAATCTTTCACAGCGATTAGTAGCAACAACGATAAGTAACGAGGCTTACGATCTAGCAAATGCAAACTCGCGCGAACAACAAGCAAACCCTTCTCGGCGAGAGGAATTACTTGAACGGTTCTAGATGAACCACGCAACAATTAGAAGCATGACACCTCCAATCCAACACACGAAAACAACGACGATGGGTCTGAACGGATACACACAAGGATTTTCACCCTCGGTGCGACGGCCGAAACACACACGTGTTTTAACTCATAAAATTCAACCTCGTGAATGTGAGTATCATCTGTAAATATATTAGAAGACACTATATCACATGGGGATAGCCCTCTCCCACATGGCCCTTGCACGCCTCCGATGACACTCCGCGCGCCGCAAGCAGAAAgggctcgatgtcggtcatggcaCACAGAGGGAAGGGTCCACTCCCCTATGACGCAACCCTCTGCCCCTTCATCTGCCCAACCAGGTCGTATGTGGTGACGGTAGAGGTTGGAGGCACGCGAAAGCAGCGGTGCTCTGCCACatgcatttttattttattttcgggAGCGTTTGGTTATCAGGCTAGAACAAGTTTAGCCTAGCCTAGTTAGGACGTGTTCGGAGGCTCCATAAGACTACTCAtaatgagaattatcatgcacatgatactagtttatgataccactcgcacaatgcatagtatcataaaagAAGTGAGTCTAACTCACTTAGTTAGGGAAGTGGATTACCTAACTTTTTCAACAAATAGCAGTGTCTAACTGAGTGCCACATAAGTAAATATGGAGTTCTACCGGCTCCGTTGACCTATGATGAAGCACTGGTCCTATTAAGTAACCGTAATTTGCGTATTCGTAAGTACAGAGCGACGGTAATCCGTAGCGAGTTACCGAAAGTTAAGTGACTGTTGATATATTTTACACCTTAATGTATTTAATGAATAGCGAATATATTTTACTCATTAATGTATTTTAGATAAATCCATGAGACATCCTCTTGGGAATTGTGTGAGTACCACCATCCACCTTCAAAAATCGTTAAtgcgtactccctccgtccataaataagtggacatctagctcaAAACTTTGTCCATAAAAAAATATACTCCTATCTTTTCAATGCAcgttaattgcttctctctcatcgcacggaaatcaaacccaataatatataTTAAGCGTATGTTCTTTTTtatttctacatgcacttagcttattgaAGATGAAAGAATTAAAGAGAAAAGATACATGTTCTTGATGTATTTTCACTCTACTTCATAATTTGTCTTAAAAATCTTGCATGTACAGTTATTTGTGCACGGAGGGAGTAAGAAATTTCATTTGAATATCGCGTAACCGTTCATCGGTTTGATCACATCTGTTTACGTACCCCGACAAGCCAATAATATGTGTGCGCAACGGCAACGGTGCGTGCAATTCCTACTTGTCCAATTGCAAACCACCCTGCAAAACAAAATACATGCCCGTCCAAAGGATCCGACCTGCATTATTGGTCCGGTACGCGCTGGTCGGACCCATACAAAGCCGAGCGGGACCTGCGCAACGAGAGCGCATGCACCAGGTGAGATGTGACGACGACGCTACCGGACCACCCATCCTCTTCCCCGCGACGTGGCCGGGTGCTTGGACTTGGAGCGCATGCACGGTGCCACGTACGTCTAGAAATGCAGCGTACGTAGCCAACTCATGGCGCATACAGATGCACGATCGACACTGTTTGTGTCGAGTAATAATTTTCCTGATCAACCATTCCTTCATTCACCTCCACGATACAGTACGACGCTGGCCCGGACCAACAGCGATTTGGCCCTTGGATCTGGTTGCACTAGCTGGCAGGCCcacactacgggaaccagtcaaggtgccgacggccagatcctGTGCCGACAGCAAAATATCgggaccgtcggcacaggactcgCTTCCGCCAGTGCCAGCAGGTCGCCTGTCAGCATGCAGTAAACCGTCAGGACATGAAGGTCGCATGCCGACGGCAACTGCGTCGGCGATGCCGGCCGTTTCGGCATAGTCTCTCCGTTGTGACGGCGAGCTAACAGCGTTaggcttgtgccgacggcaaagccgtcggcatagctattttccatATTACGACATTAATCttaaaaaaatcataactaaatcattataattcagaaaaatacaaataatatatcaaaattttcagaaaaataagttctatcttggaaaaatatcaaacttgaaATATTTAAAATGAAAAAGATCTTCATGCccaccgttttgaatatagtttgaaacgggcataaaatattcgaaaacgatccaaacaatgtgaaaccttcgcatggtgtcatattatgtgtcatagttgcaaggaaaaattttAAAGTTGaaaaattgcgaacatcacaaaaaatccttcacaaaatgagctatcatgttcgaggtttcatgacatttaggtcaaacgaccatgttatggatagaatcgcggcatagtttgtgataatgtgcccatattgtgcacacatgtgcatcttgggatgtcttacgatattgcaggaggaagttttccattttatcgcacgaaaaaacaattttccatttttgaggtgccgaaaacggggtgttttgtgaagcaaccaccaaattaaagattgacattggtaccaacacatttttaaaaaatactagaccaactaagatgcaaaatttctcaaccggtgtatctgaaacctttctgtccacccctcatgaaaaagacaaattctcgCCGAATCTACAGGAGGCCGACCGCATTTGAACTCCGTGTACATGAaatattgctcaagattttttgtaaaaatcatttttagattcacaacatgctatttcatcagagatccagtgcaagtttggcgagcctcaggcccgggcaaaggatcttcttgcccgccgttttgaatatagtttgaaacaggcataaaaaaatcgaaaacgatccaaacaatgtgaaaccttcgcgtggtgtcatattatgtgtcatagttgcaatgaAAAATTTTAAAGTTGGAAcattgcgaacatcacaaaaaatccttcacaaaatgagctatcatgttcgaggtttcatgacatttaggtcaaacgaccatgttatggatagaatcgcggcatagtttgtgataatgtgcccatattgtgcacacatgtgcatcttgggatgtcttacgatattgcaggaggaagttttccattttatcgcacgaaaaaaccattttccatttttgaggtgccgaaaacgggtgttttgtgaagcaaccaccaaattaaagattgacattggtaccaacacattttttaaaaatactagaccaactaagatgcaaaatttctcaaccggtgtatttgaaacctttccgtccacccctcatgaaaaagacaaattccgccGAATCGGTAGGGAGGCCGACGATTTGAAATACTcggtacatgatctaatgctcaagattttttggaaaaaatatttttagattcaaaatatgatatagatgtcatatttggattcctctcatttttctaatcgatttagacatattatttgtcaaattttgatttacagatttaaagatattaattattccatattaaataaaaaagaaaaaataaatcattttattgtccatttgaattcaagattaatatacttattcttgtagtttatgtaggtaattgtttggaattcaaaaaataatgatgtgcaacatcaagtaataagggttaatagtattgatatggtattattgtcaacaaggtgtcattttctttcatggaatctagtctaaatggaaccaagaagttaagcgtgctaggagtggagtagtgtgaggatgggtgactgatcgggaagtttgaccatgagtggaatttgacctaacattaagtgtagttagagttaaaatggtgcatgtgagagattaaaaaaattgggacaaaaaatttgaaaaaaaaaattgaaaaaattttaaattttttttttttgaaaaaaatcgagccagaattaccaaacggcgttatttctatgccgacggctttgccgtcagCACaggatgttgtgccgacggccagcctgtGCCGACGTCAACCTTGACTGTGCCGAGGCgttattgtgccgacggcaaggtgccgacggctgccgtcggcacaagTCTGTGCCGAAGGCAAAGCAAGCTGTGCCGaccgacggccgccggccgtcggcaccttgactggttcccgtaaTGCCAGTTGAAACTGTGATTTGTCGCTGTGCGTGTCCAACTATATATCAAATGTCACCGGCACATGTTTTTCATTCTCCCGAACCTGATTGTTCTCCACGGCCACAGCCTGGAAGTACTGCATATACTATGTCATACACACCGTCAGGTTCAGCTACTGAGTATATGTACCCggcgatttacacagaaataacccaaaactgaaagaaaagcacagactgaccctctggcgaaactatttcacgaatctaacccttttgtgtggcgcccctctcaagggcgccacacgtgcccatgtggcgcctctcgctctggcgccacacacccatccgacgtggcccgtcgacgccgagccggtgaccccgatccgacgtggcgagcacgagtggcgccgctccggccggcgccacactttgaagtgtggcgcccttgggaagggcgccacacattgacttaagtttgggcgcgcgcgcgcccagcccgaccctcttctttctttctttctctgttcttcttctctcctccaaaggcgcccggttttctctctccccctctcccccccccaccaaatcaaccaccaaatcaaccaccaaatcgtcagatctgtccgtggagatcgttcccaactcgttgcttgaggtaatctcctccgtttcccctcttttcatccattgattttgtgtatttggtccaatctatatgtgaaaccctagatgtggatttggttgatttgagggtggagatggatttggttggatgttaggg includes these proteins:
- the LOC124670361 gene encoding uncharacterized protein LOC124670361 → MGLCMSSGAAAVAAVQADGLAASTAMVLLPTGELREYPPTATAARVLKDSVDAGAGWFLCDADAMGFDGAVSAVGAGEELRPGQIYFVLPAEARRNGLRREDIAALAVRASAALARTSRSSPLLFAPPAEKAYQAAAYKTVPALAAKRRQVARAKSAGWMQTRFAPDLSAISECDTSE